One genomic window of Mycteria americana isolate JAX WOST 10 ecotype Jacksonville Zoo and Gardens chromosome 6, USCA_MyAme_1.0, whole genome shotgun sequence includes the following:
- the GTF2A2 gene encoding transcription initiation factor IIA subunit 2, which produces MAYQLYRNTTLGNSLQESLDELIQSQQITPQLALQVLLQFDKAINSALAQRVRNRVNFRGSLNTYRFCDNVWTFVLNDVEFREVTELVKVDKVKIVACDGKNTGSNTAE; this is translated from the exons ATGGCATATCAGCTGTATAGAAACACCACGCTGGGGAACAGTCTTCAGGAGAGTCTGGATGAGCTCATACAG TCGCAGCAAATCACACCTCAGCTGGCCCTTCAGGTGCTACTTCAGTTTGATAAAGCTATAAATTCGGCACTGGCACAACGAGTCCGGAACAGAGTCAATTTCAGG GGGTCTCTGAATACATACAGGTTCTGTGACAACGTATGGACATTTGTACTGAATGATGTTGAATTTAGGGAGGTCACTGAACTTGTGAAAGTGGATAAAGTGAAAATTGTAGCATGTGATGGAAAAA acaCTGGTTCCAATACTGCAGAATGA
- the GCNT3 gene encoding beta-1,3-galactosyl-O-glycosyl-glycoprotein beta-1,6-N-acetylglucosaminyltransferase 3, with protein sequence MRLCRKKPPPGPRRCAALLGSLLLAAAAALRAATRPCPDAHAAAAAGPRCRERLYRALELSPGRRINCSGVVRGDERAIQEAQLSNLEVANKRAALMPGEYLNMTKDCGSFKEARRFIEFPLSQEEAEFPIAYSMVIHDKIEMFERLLRSLYTPQNVYCVHVDGKSPATFQEAVRAIVACFPNVFVASRLEKVVYASWSRLQADLNCMQDLLQSPVPWRYILNTCGTDFPIKTNAEIVRALKMLQGRNSMESEKPSALKQERWQYHHEVGNSIFRTAKQKLPPPHNSPMFTGNAYIVVTRAFVQHIFENPTVQKFLEWAKDTYSPDEHVWATLNRMPGVPGAMPQNDKFQLSDMNALPRLVKWQYLEGDTSKGAPYPPCTGQHQRAVCIYGAGDVPWLLQQHHLLANKFDPLVDDAAIQCLEEHLRYRALYGRGL encoded by the coding sequence ATGCGGCTGTGCCGCAAGaagccccccccggggccgcggcgctgcgccgcgctgctgggctccctgctgctggccgccgccgcggcgctgcgCGCCGCCACCCGGCCCTGCCCCGACGCCcacgcggccgccgccgccggcccccgctgCCGCGAGCGCCTCTACCGGGCGCTGGAGCTCTCCCCCGGCCGGAGGATCAACTGCTCGGGGGTCGTCCGCGGGGACGAGAGAGCCATCCAGGAGGCCCAGCTCAGCAACCTGGAGGTTGCGAACAAAAGGGCGGCCCTGATGCCCGGCGAGTACCTGAACATGACGAAGGACTGCGGCAGCTTCAAGGAGGCCCGGAGGTTCATTGAGTTCCCGCTGAGCCAGGAGGAGGCGGAGTTCCCCATCGCCTACTCCATGGTCATCCACGACAAAATCGAGATGTTCGAGCGGCTCCTGCGGTCCCTCTACACCCCCCAGAACGTCTACTGCGTCCACGTTGACGGCAAGTCCCCGGCCACCTTCCAGGAGGCCGTGCGGGCCATCGTAGCCTGCTTCCCCAATGTCTTTGTGGCTAGCCGCCTGGAAAAGGTGGTCTATGCCTCCTGGTCCCGGCTGCAGGCCGACCTCAACTGCATGCAGGACCTGTTGCAGAGCCCCGTGCCATGGCGCTACATCCTCAACACCTGTGGCACCGATTTCCCCATCAAGACCAATGCTGAGATCGTCCGTGCCCTGAAGATGCTGCAGGGGCGGAACAGCATGGAGTCAGAGAAACCCTCGGCCCTCAAGCAGGAGCGCTGGCAGTACCACCACGAAGTGGGGAATTCCATCTTCCGGACAGCCAAACAGAAACTGCCGCCACCCCACAACTCCCCCATGTTCACGGGCAACGCGTACATTGTGGTCACCCGGGCCTTCGTGCAGCACATCTTCGAGAACCCCACTGTGCAGAAGTTCCTCGAGTGGGCCAAGGACACCTACAGCCCTGACGAGCACGTCTGGGCCACCCTCAACCGCATGCCTGGCGTGCCGGGCGCCATGCCCCAGAATGACAAGTTCCAGCTCTCGGACATGAACGCCCTGCCCCGCCTGGTCAAGTGGCAGTACCTGGAGGGCGACACCAGCAAGGGCGCGCCCTACCCGCCCTGTACCGGCCAGCACCAGCGCGCTGTCTGCATCTACGGGGCGGGCGACGTGccctggctgctccagcagcaccacCTCTTGGCCAACAAGTTCGACCCCCTGGTGGACGACGCCGCCATCCAGTGTCTTGAGGAGCACCTGCGCTACAGGGCCCTCTACGGCAGGGGACTCTGA